A window of Haloarcula marismortui ATCC 43049 genomic DNA:
CTCCTTGCACCACATCAACGGCGACGACACCGACGATTGCGTCGCGAACGTGATCCCGCTGTGTCAAAGCTGTCATGTCCATGTCCACAAGGTCGATGAACCGCCCTATCGGCAGTGGCACCGCCAACTCCTGATCGAACACCGCAACGCCTGGAACGCCCACTACAAGGAGTACTACGAGGGTCCACGGCTGACCAGCGCCCAAGCCGAGTACTTCTTCGGTGACGGGAAGGGCACGCCAAAGAGCGTGAAGTACCGTCGCCACGAACCCGAACCGACGGATGCTGGCGACGAGTCACGCAGTTCCGAGGACGTGTCGACAGCGGCGGACTCTGGGGACGCTGCCGGCGACGAGTCGGACGGTGTGTCAAACGAGAGCGGTAAGGACACAGACACGACGACAGCACGCCGCGGTGTTGACCCGGATCTCGATCCGGAAACAGTGAGCATCGAATATGCCCCGGGCAACGCCGCCCGCCGGCGGATTCGGTTCGTCGACCGCGATGACGGCCACGGCTGGTGGAAGCTTGAGGAAGAGTGGACCGGCCATCGCTGGCGGCCGGTCGGGCGAGCGCCCGTCACCGACGTCGATATCACGACCTACTGAATCGATCTCTGGTGTTGCGGGGGAATGAGAGTTCCCCTTTCGTCTGTTCTTGACTTATTAGCGGGTCGAAAATGACTCCGCCACTTTTTATCGTCGTTCGCACCGAAGTGCTTGTCTGGACGCCCCTGTTTCGGTGGAATCGGAACGCGTCTCGATTCACCTGTTTGTCACTGATCGTGCTATCGTCACCATTGTGATTAAGACGGCCCTTGTCTCAGGAGGCGACGTAGCGCAGAGCCGATAAGGAGTACTCCTGTGCCCTCCACGACGTCAGTCGGAGAGTGTCTCAAGCTTCTGTAGAATCTTTGTGTAGACAGCAGGCGCACAGTACCACCCCTCGTCGACCATCGCATCGATGATGGTGCGTGCATCGTCGCTGCTAATCGTGCCCTGTTTCGTGCATTTCAGGACGAGAAATGCTGTGCCCCGTGTGGTGATCCCCTCGGCGGCCGCAACGTCTCGCCCGTACGTCTCATCTATTACGGCAACACCATTGTGGTCGTCAGCGCAGGCGAGAACAGCGGCGTCAGCGTCACTTAGATTGCTATTTCCGTGGAGCCGCGAGTAGAGTGGGGTTGCCCCAACCGAGTTGACATCCTCCAGCGCCTGAAGGCGCGGGAATCCCACGGTACCGCTACCGCTGATTTGGGATATTAGGGTTTACGACACTACCTGTTCTTGAGGTGCAAATACACCAGTTTCCTTGTCAAACAGGAGCGTTGATGGCTGTGCCAACCAGCCGTTACTCCTATCCTCGCTACGAGGATTCGGAGATACTTGTTGTCGAATGTTTTCAGCACCATTCACGTCAGCATTCGCAACCAGTTCACACTCATTGCACACGTACAACCCACGCTCAACGCGATTCGTGTCACGCTCACAACCACACGAGGAACACGACTTTGAGGTGTTCTCTTCGGACACACGCTTGACAGAGATACCAACTTCTTCAGCCTTGTATTCAAGCATGTCTGTGAATCGGTCGAATGCCCACGAGTGCAAGTCCAAGTTCCCGTGCTTGCCCCAATCCTTCATTTCACCGTCTTCGTCCTCGCGGATGCCACTGAGGTCACCGATTGCAATCACACCAACGTTCTCGTCAACACATCTTTCCACGATGTGCTTTGAGAGCGTGTGGAAGTAGTGAGTGCGACGATTGGATTTCTTGGCGTGCAACCGTGTTGCCTCCTCAGAAGATGAATCATCACAGCGAGCAATATGCTTGCTGTAGTAGTAATCATCCTGTTTGAGGCAGTTCAACGGGTATAGCTCAGACTCCTGATTCTCAAAGGCAAGGGCGGCAAAGTTACAGATTCCAAGGTCGATACCGACGGTTTTCTCCGCGCTGTTCTCTGGAATATCAACTGTGACATTGCAGACGACGTGGAGTTCCCATTCGTTTCGTTGCTTATTCCAGACAGCACGAACCTGCTGGACGCTCTCAATCGCAGAGAGGTCAACGTCAGGTCGTATTTGGATGTCACAGAGAACGAAGTCCGACCAGTACTCTTTCAGGTTTTCACCTTTTGAGAGTCTGAGTCGACCGTTGGTAGTATCGAGCTTGAAACCAGCGCCTTTGAACGTGAGCGTTGAGCGTGGATGCTCGTCGTTGTGTTTGCGATATGCTGGTGGATTCGCTTTCGAGTCTCCGTTCCGGCGTTTCCCGTACCAACCAGTGAACGCTTCAGAGAGTTCTTCGAGAACTCGCTGACTTGACTGTGAATGCAGGTCACTATAGCGTTCGTGAGATTTGAGGTACGATTTGAGTTCGCCATCCTCGGGGATGTGGCCAGTTTCGTTCCAGATACGACCGGTTGTCCAGCGGGCGACGTTCCAGAGTTTACTGGCGGCGAATCCAAGCGAATCAAGGTCGTCTTGCACTTGCTGGTGGTTCGTGATTGAACCAATTATAGTGCGTTTGACGACCTGTTTCGCCATACATAACCTATGATAGTTAGATTATGTAATAGTGTTGATTTCCGTCAGCGTTGAATATCCAGCAATGCCGAACGTCGGTTATTGTATTAGCAGGTGACGGCGCGTATCCACGCCGTGAACGACGTGGTATTGCGCCTGTTCAGCATATAACCCGCTTCGAGGCCGGTGGTAACGACTTCTTCATAGACGCGTTCGGGGAGGACACATGGTTCCGCAACCTGCTCGACGAGTGAGAGCTGGCTAACCTTCCCGAGGTAAATAAGCGGTGTCGCGTCGAAGACCCACATTCACAGTGCCTCGAGATCGGCGTCGAGATGATCGTCTGCGACCCAGGTGATATCACGCTCCTTGGCGAGTTGAGCAAAGTCCCAGACGGACAGTCCTGCCATTTCAGCCGCCCTGCTGAACGTGATGGACCCGGCTGCAAGCTGGTCGAGGGCCTGTTCGCGACGCCACTCGTCGAGTCCCTCCGAGAGGAGTTTTCGAACGGCTGTACTCCGGTCGAGGTTCTCCTCATCGAGATACGCGTCGAGTTCGGCTTCTAACTCGTCGGGTACTCGTGCAGAGATTGTTCCCATACTGTTTACATTGTTTGCAACGTATACAAGTGCTTTGGCGCGTCCACTGATGTGGGCGGCTTGTAATAGACGAAGAAAGCGGCTTGAGTTTCGACGACGATTTCGACGGTATCGTCTCCCAACTCGTTCCGGACACACTTCAGTCACGCCGCTACTATGGTCCACGGGCGTTGGAGAGTCCATCGAGTGGTCTCAGGCGAATCAAGTTTCGGGTGTCATTCTGGTCGGCTCGGAGGCAGGCACGGAGGCCGAGATAATGCAGTGAGAGTACGTTTCGTATGCTTTCGACCGGTGAGGGAGTCGGAATACATCGAGAGTGGATTTCGTGTGCTTTCTACCCGGTGGTGATGGGGCAATCAGTCCAGAGTGAGAGAGTACGTTTCGTGTGCTTTCCCCCTCTTCCTTGGAGAGAGACGAGGATATAACCGATGAGCCAGCGGGTCGGTGGAGCAAACCGAGGTGAGTGCTCAACACCCCACTGTGTCGAGTGTTCTTCGAGAGAGTCGAGGATAGGCCTCGTAACACACCCCACTCTGTCAAGTGTTCGGCGTGGGTAGCTGGATGTCTCCATGCCCCACCCCACCGTGTCGAGTGTTCTTCGAGAGAATCCAAGATAGGTCGCACAACACACCCCACCGTGTCAAGTGTTCGACGTGGGTAGCTGGATGTCTCCATGCCCCACCCCACTATTCCGAATATTACTCTTGATTGCTATCGGTGAAGAGTGATCAAAAGACACTCCACTACATCAAGTGCTAACCGGCAGACGTCGGCGAGCTGTATTTTCACACAATACACTTGACGCGGTGGTTTTATACATGCGGGCCGAATCAAATGCACTAGAGGATGGCTACGTTCACACGGGATACGGAGATCTTCCGCAACGAGGACATGCTCCGTGAGGATTACCAGCCGGATTCGATTACCGCTCGCGAAGACGAAATTTCGACGTACATGGCCGCGCTTCAGCCGATTGTCAACGGCGCACAACCTAGAAATATTTTCTTGTACGGAAAAACGGGTGTCGGAAAGACGGCGGTGTCCCGCTATCTGTTGAAGCAACTACAGCGAGATACGGACCAGTACGACGATGTTGACCTCTCGTTGTGCTGGCTCAACTGTACGAATCTATCGTCATCCTATCAAGTTGCGGTCAACCTCGTGAATCAACTGCGACCCAGAGACGACCGGATTAGCACAACCGGGTATCCACAACAGCGCGTGTTCGACATCTTGTACGAGGAACTCGATCAGATCGGCGGGACGATTCTCCTCGTCCTTGACGAGATCGACCATATCGGCAGCGACGACGAGATCCTGTACGAGATTCCGCAAGCCCGGTCGAACGGCTACCTCTCGGAGGCGAAACCGGGCGTGATCGGCATCAGCAACGATTTCGGCTTTCGCGACAACCTCTCTCCGAAGGTGAAAGACACCCTTTGTGAGGAAGAGATTCACTTCTCGCCGTACAACGCTCCAGAACTGCGTGCCATACTCGAAGAGCGAGTGACCGGTGCGATGTACGACGACGCGGTGGATGACGCCGTGATTGCGTTGTGCGCCGCTATCGCGGCGCAGGACACGGGCAGCGCCCGTCAGGCATTGGACATTCTTTATAAGTCCGGTGAGATTGCGCGGACGAACGGCGAGGAGCGACTGACGGAGGACCACGTTCATCAGGCTCGTGAAAAACTCGAGCAGAGCCAAGTCGAACACGGGATGCGTGAGCTGACGAAACACGGGCATCTCGCGCTCGTGGCGATGTTACAGCTTGCATTCGAGCAGGAGACCCCGGCACGGATTCGCGACGTGTATCCGCTATATCGACGTATCGCAGAGGGCTCTAATGTCGACCCGCTCGTCCGTCGCCGCATGCACGACCATCTCGCGGACCTGGCGATGCTCGGCATCCTTGGGCGACAGATGAAAAATGAGGGGCGGGCAGGTGGGCACTACTACCAGTACGAGTTCGATGTTGGTTTGGATATCGTCGGTGACGTGGTCCGAGATTTCGACTCTATCGCGCTCCCAACGAGCGTGGCGACACAGATCACGTAACCTGGCGGATTCGGTCGAAGTCTGTTCGAGTAGCCCCGAATCATCCTGTTTGAACACTCGACACGGTTGGGTGTCGGAGGATATGGTTCCACCCCATCTTGGGATGAACACTCGACACGGTGGGGTGGGGGAGGATGTGGTTCCACCCTGCATTGGAAAGAACACTTGGCACGGTGGGGTGGGGGTGATAATGAACGTAAGAGTGGCGCGGTCAATATTCAACCGGACAACGCCGCAGAACTGCGAACAATCTTAGAGCATCGTGCGAATCAAGCCTTCGTCGACGAAGCGTGTGACACATCAGTGATCGCGAAGGCAGCGGCGCTCGCCGCACAGGACATGGGGAACGCTCGACAGGCGCTCGATCTGCTCCGCGTCGGCGCGGAGTTAGCCGAACAGAACGGTGAAATACCGATGACGGACACACACATCGAGACTGCACGGGAACGAGTACAGCGCGGTCGAGTAACAAACAAGATCCGAGACCAAACCGAACACGCGCAGTATACTTTAGAAGCGATCGCAAACCTCCAGACCAGCGGTGAGGTCCCAGCGCGGTCGAAGGAGATCCAACAAACGTACGAACAGGTCGCTGACTCACATGCGGCCTCCCCGCTGTCGACGCTGAAGCACATCCAAGACCACCTCTCGGACCTCCACGTGCGGGGGTTCCTTCGACGCCACGAACAGAACAAGGGATTGAGCGG
This region includes:
- a CDS encoding DUF3368 domain-containing protein, which translates into the protein MGFPRLQALEDVNSVGATPLYSRLHGNSNLSDADAAVLACADDHNGVAVIDETYGRDVAAAEGITTRGTAFLVLKCTKQGTISSDDARTIIDAMVDEGWYCAPAVYTKILQKLETLSD
- a CDS encoding RNA-guided endonuclease InsQ/TnpB family protein, whose amino-acid sequence is MAKQVVKRTIIGSITNHQQVQDDLDSLGFAASKLWNVARWTTGRIWNETGHIPEDGELKSYLKSHERYSDLHSQSSQRVLEELSEAFTGWYGKRRNGDSKANPPAYRKHNDEHPRSTLTFKGAGFKLDTTNGRLRLSKGENLKEYWSDFVLCDIQIRPDVDLSAIESVQQVRAVWNKQRNEWELHVVCNVTVDIPENSAEKTVGIDLGICNFAALAFENQESELYPLNCLKQDDYYYSKHIARCDDSSSEEATRLHAKKSNRRTHYFHTLSKHIVERCVDENVGVIAIGDLSGIREDEDGEMKDWGKHGNLDLHSWAFDRFTDMLEYKAEEVGISVKRVSEENTSKSCSSCGCERDTNRVERGLYVCNECELVANADVNGAENIRQQVSPNPRSEDRSNGWLAQPSTLLFDKETGVFAPQEQVVS
- a CDS encoding HNH endonuclease, with the protein product MCGRSPEEWRNTTKGERRQNKSSLHHINGDDTDDCVANVIPLCQSCHVHVHKVDEPPYRQWHRQLLIEHRNAWNAHYKEYYEGPRLTSAQAEYFFGDGKGTPKSVKYRRHEPEPTDAGDESRSSEDVSTAADSGDAAGDESDGVSNESGKDTDTTTARRGVDPDLDPETVSIEYAPGNAARRRIRFVDRDDGHGWWKLEEEWTGHRWRPVGRAPVTDVDITTY
- a CDS encoding orc1/cdc6 family replication initiation protein, which translates into the protein MATFTRDTEIFRNEDMLREDYQPDSITAREDEISTYMAALQPIVNGAQPRNIFLYGKTGVGKTAVSRYLLKQLQRDTDQYDDVDLSLCWLNCTNLSSSYQVAVNLVNQLRPRDDRISTTGYPQQRVFDILYEELDQIGGTILLVLDEIDHIGSDDEILYEIPQARSNGYLSEAKPGVIGISNDFGFRDNLSPKVKDTLCEEEIHFSPYNAPELRAILEERVTGAMYDDAVDDAVIALCAAIAAQDTGSARQALDILYKSGEIARTNGEERLTEDHVHQAREKLEQSQVEHGMRELTKHGHLALVAMLQLAFEQETPARIRDVYPLYRRIAEGSNVDPLVRRRMHDHLADLAMLGILGRQMKNEGRAGGHYYQYEFDVGLDIVGDVVRDFDSIALPTSVATQIT
- a CDS encoding UPF0175 family protein encodes the protein MGTISARVPDELEAELDAYLDEENLDRSTAVRKLLSEGLDEWRREQALDQLAAGSITFSRAAEMAGLSVWDFAQLAKERDITWVADDHLDADLEAL